One window of the Cataglyphis hispanica isolate Lineage 1 chromosome 13, ULB_Chis1_1.0, whole genome shotgun sequence genome contains the following:
- the LOC126854062 gene encoding telomerase reverse transcriptase-like isoform X7, with amino-acid sequence MQEEFIKKKINTCGLIPCTPRKIDKLKFNIPVGTYRYIPTSSGLRALLITKYNIKKEFDDVDVVLRFLQQLYVTYFNENGTPTTASCKQTIFKFQASTKNPLYCVRCDIQDAFGSIIQEKLYDIITTCCKDLKLNYGNYIVLRRYTTSKNRKRIETVQFLSHYLKKAINKKAIMNKKKPKLVEVGKLLAKINKLIFEQKVKIDCQVYSIKHGVPQGMRISPILSDIYYENMLKEIFFVYKNNGLLCRYVDDILYITENEHYATEFLKTIKNGVPEYNVKFNLLKIQSNLGLQHKTKINFLGWNIII; translated from the exons ATGCAGgaagaatttataaagaaaaaaataaatacatgtgGTCTTATACCATGTACACCTAGGAAAATAGACaagttgaaatttaatatacctGTTGgaacatatagatatatccCAACTTCCTCTGGCTTGAGagctttattaataacaaa atataatattaaaaaagaatttgatgaTGTTGATGTTGTTTTGAGATTTTTGCAGCaattatatgtcacatacTTTAATGAAAATGGAACTCCAACTACAGCAAGTTGCAAAcagacaatttttaaatttcaagctTCAACCAAAAATCCATTATATTGTGTGCGTTGTGATATACAAGATGCATTTGGCTCAATCATACaag aaaaattatatgatattattactaCATGCTGTaaggatttaaaattaaattatggaaATTATATTGTGTTAAGGAGATATACTAcatcaaaaaatagaaaaaggatAGAAACAgtgcaatttttatctcattatttgaagaaagcaataaataaaaaggcaattatgaacaaaaaaaaacccaAGTTAGTTGAAGTGGGAAAACTGCTGGCTaagataaacaaattaatatttgagcAGAAG GTTAAAATAGATTGTCaagtatattcaataaaacatGGTGTGCCACAAGGTATGCGGATATCACCAAttttatctgatatatattatgaaaatatgttgaaagaaatattctttgtatataaaaataatggacTTTTGTGCAGATATgttgatgatattttatatatcactgAGAATGAACATTATGCAACAGA gTTTCTAAAAACTATCAAAAATGGCGTACCTGAATATAATgtgaaatttaatcttttaaaaattcagtCGAATCTAGGATTGcaacataaaacaaaaattaattttttaggatggaatataataatataa
- the LOC126854123 gene encoding ATP-dependent Clp protease proteolytic subunit — MKMLRRMNSLLQIATYGQKMSSRNLNFVPIVVEQSGRGERAYDIYSRLLKERIICLMGPITDDVSSAVVAQLLFLQSESSKNPIHLYINSPGGSVTAGLGIYDTMQYVLPPVSTWCVGQACSMASLLLAAGTKGMRHSLPNARIMTHQPSGGVQGQATDIQIQALEILKLKKQINELYVKHTGQDLEKIENSMERDNFMNPTQAKEFGIIDKVLAHPMQEESTKKATIENTASATTKP, encoded by the exons ATGAAAATGTTGCGAAGAATGAACAGCTTATTACAAATTGCC acttATGGACAGAAAATGAGCAGCAGGAATTTAAACTTTGTACCAATCGTAGTGGAACAAAGTGGACGTGGTGAACGCGCGTATGACATTTACTCGCGTCTTTTAAAGGAGAGAATTATTTGTCTCATGGGTCCG ATTACAGATGATGTATCTTCCGCGGTAGTTGCTCAACTTCTTTTCTTGCAATCAGAAAGCAGTAAAAATCCGATTCATTTGTATATTAACTCACCTGGTGGGAGCGTAACGGCAGGACTTGGAATATATGATACTATGCAATATGTCCTTCCACCTGTCTCTACATGGTGTGTAGGTCAAGCATGTTCTATGGCTAGTCTACTTTTGGCTGCAGGAACTAAAGGCATGCGTCACTCTTTACCAAATGCTAGAATCATGACACATCAACCATCGGGAGGAGTACAAGGACAAGCTACAGATATTCAGATTCAAGCTTTAGAAATTCTTAAGTTGAAGAAACAAATCAATGAATTATATGTCAAACATACCGGCCaggatttagaaaaaatag AAAACAGTATGGAGAGAGATAACTTTATGAATCCAACACAAGCTAAGGAATTTGGAATAATAGACAAAGTGTTAGCTCATCCCATGCAAGAAGAATCTACAAAAAAAGCGACAATAGAGAATACAGCAAGTGCAACGACAAAACCTTAA
- the LOC126854062 gene encoding uncharacterized protein LOC126854062 isoform X4, with the protein MKIIRIKMSFQRKRYYSHYVRKTSFINRQCSKSKLRTKVTNPIPIETYKSTVNLFASRCRIRKTGRTTAKISKYHILESGNVGQTICHDILNTDIGLNKCYRNINFNVVTPILSPILESFRNRHNRFNYSEKLKCIIARDSNKYEKQKKYKNQIDRRSLKSFFNLLLDKNIPLQLFGTRKNFKVIKRRIGCLLRTVPKNNIIITKAFKRTVKRKKATGASLNMQPLFNKFDISNIEWLHLINNDTIRWIIVLKLLHWFFARYIIKILHQYVVLLSLRSQWVYIAKDDWCNMQEEFIKKKINTCGLIPCTPRKIDKLKFNIPVGTYRYIPTSSGLRALLITKYNIKKEFDDVDVVLRFLQQLYVTYFNENGTPTTASCKQTIFKFQASTKNPLYCVRCDIQDAFGSIIQEKLYDIITTCCKDLKLNYGNYIVLRRYTTSKNRKRIETVQFLSHYLKKAINKKAIMNKKKPKLK; encoded by the exons atgaagattataagaataaaaatgagtTTTCAAag AAAACGATATTATTCACATTATGTTAGAAAAACATCATTTATAAACAGACAATGTTCAAAGTCGAAACTAAGAACAAAAGTTACAAATCCGATTCCAATTGAAACATATAAATCTACAGTGAATTTGTTTGCATCTAGATGTCGAATAAGGAAAACAGGCCGTACTACGgcaaaaatctcaaaatatcatatattagagAGTGGAAATGTGGGACAAACAATATGTCATGACATACTGAATACAGATATTGGacttaataaatgttatagaaACATTAATTTCAATGTTGTTACGCCTATCTTGTCACCGATTTTAGAATCATTCAGAAATCGgcataatagatttaattattcagaGAAACTGAAATGTATAATCGCAAGAGATAGCAATAAGTAtgagaagcaaaaaaaatataagaatcaaATTGATCGACGTTCACtgaaatctttctttaatttgctattagataaaaatattcctttgcaattatttggaacaagaaaaaattttaaagttataaaaagaagaataggCTGCCTTTTAAGAACTGtcccaaaaaataatatcattataacaaaagcttttaaaagaactgtgaaaagaaaaaaagctaCTGGAGCATCATTAAACATGCAAccattattcaataaatttgat ATTTCTAATATTGAGTGgttgcatttaattaacaatgatACAATACGATggataattgttttaaaactgTTACATTGGTTCTTTGcacgatatataataaaaattttacatcaatatGTGGTATTGCTATCACTTAGAAGTCAATGGgtttatattgcaaaagatgATTGGTGCAATATGCAGgaagaatttataaagaaaaaaataaatacatgtgGTCTTATACCATGTACACCTAGGAAAATAGACaagttgaaatttaatatacctGTTGgaacatatagatatatccCAACTTCCTCTGGCTTGAGagctttattaataacaaa atataatattaaaaaagaatttgatgaTGTTGATGTTGTTTTGAGATTTTTGCAGCaattatatgtcacatacTTTAATGAAAATGGAACTCCAACTACAGCAAGTTGCAAAcagacaatttttaaatttcaagctTCAACCAAAAATCCATTATATTGTGTGCGTTGTGATATACAAGATGCATTTGGCTCAATCATACaag aaaaattatatgatattattactaCATGCTGTaaggatttaaaattaaattatggaaATTATATTGTGTTAAGGAGATATACTAcatcaaaaaatagaaaaaggatAGAAACAgtgcaatttttatctcattatttgaagaaagcaataaataaaaaggcaattatgaacaaaaaaaaacccaA GTTAAAATAG
- the LOC126854062 gene encoding uncharacterized protein LOC126854062 isoform X3 — protein sequence MKIIRIKMSFQRKRYYSHYVRKTSFINRQCSKSKLRTKVTNPIPIETYKSTVNLFASRCRIRKTGRTTAKISKYHILESGNVGQTICHDILNTDIGLNKCYRNINFNVVTPILSPILESFRNRHNRFNYSEKLKCIIARDSNKYEKQKKYKNQIDRRSLKSFFNLLLDKNIPLQLFGTRKNFKVIKRRIGCLLRTVPKNNIIITKAFKRTVKRKKATGASLNMQPLFNKFDISNIEWLHLINNDTIRWIIVLKLLHWFFARYIIKILHQYVVLLSLRSQWVYIAKDDWCNMQEEFIKKKINTCGLIPCTPRKIDKLKFNIPVGTYRYIPTSSGLRALLITKYNIKKEFDDVDVVLRFLQQLYVTYFNENGTPTTASCKQTIFKFQASTKNPLYCVRCDIQDAFGSIIQEKLYDIITTCCKDLKLNYGNYIVLRRYTTSKNRKRIETVQFLSHYLKKAINKKAIMNKKKPKLVEVGKLLAKINKLIFEQKVKIDCQVYSIKHGVPQDMLMIFYISLRMNIMQQSF from the exons atgaagattataagaataaaaatgagtTTTCAAag AAAACGATATTATTCACATTATGTTAGAAAAACATCATTTATAAACAGACAATGTTCAAAGTCGAAACTAAGAACAAAAGTTACAAATCCGATTCCAATTGAAACATATAAATCTACAGTGAATTTGTTTGCATCTAGATGTCGAATAAGGAAAACAGGCCGTACTACGgcaaaaatctcaaaatatcatatattagagAGTGGAAATGTGGGACAAACAATATGTCATGACATACTGAATACAGATATTGGacttaataaatgttatagaaACATTAATTTCAATGTTGTTACGCCTATCTTGTCACCGATTTTAGAATCATTCAGAAATCGgcataatagatttaattattcagaGAAACTGAAATGTATAATCGCAAGAGATAGCAATAAGTAtgagaagcaaaaaaaatataagaatcaaATTGATCGACGTTCACtgaaatctttctttaatttgctattagataaaaatattcctttgcaattatttggaacaagaaaaaattttaaagttataaaaagaagaataggCTGCCTTTTAAGAACTGtcccaaaaaataatatcattataacaaaagcttttaaaagaactgtgaaaagaaaaaaagctaCTGGAGCATCATTAAACATGCAAccattattcaataaatttgat ATTTCTAATATTGAGTGgttgcatttaattaacaatgatACAATACGATggataattgttttaaaactgTTACATTGGTTCTTTGcacgatatataataaaaattttacatcaatatGTGGTATTGCTATCACTTAGAAGTCAATGGgtttatattgcaaaagatgATTGGTGCAATATGCAGgaagaatttataaagaaaaaaataaatacatgtgGTCTTATACCATGTACACCTAGGAAAATAGACaagttgaaatttaatatacctGTTGgaacatatagatatatccCAACTTCCTCTGGCTTGAGagctttattaataacaaa atataatattaaaaaagaatttgatgaTGTTGATGTTGTTTTGAGATTTTTGCAGCaattatatgtcacatacTTTAATGAAAATGGAACTCCAACTACAGCAAGTTGCAAAcagacaatttttaaatttcaagctTCAACCAAAAATCCATTATATTGTGTGCGTTGTGATATACAAGATGCATTTGGCTCAATCATACaag aaaaattatatgatattattactaCATGCTGTaaggatttaaaattaaattatggaaATTATATTGTGTTAAGGAGATATACTAcatcaaaaaatagaaaaaggatAGAAACAgtgcaatttttatctcattatttgaagaaagcaataaataaaaaggcaattatgaacaaaaaaaaacccaAGTTAGTTGAAGTGGGAAAACTGCTGGCTaagataaacaaattaatatttgagcAGAAG GTTAAAATAGATTGTCaagtatattcaataaaacatGGTGTGCCACAAG ATATgttgatgatattttatatatcactgAGAATGAACATTATGCAACAGA gTTTCTAA
- the LOC126854062 gene encoding telomerase reverse transcriptase-like isoform X2: MKIIRIKMSFQRCRIRKTGRTTAKISKYHILESGNVGQTICHDILNTDIGLNKCYRNINFNVVTPILSPILESFRNRHNRFNYSEKLKCIIARDSNKYEKQKKYKNQIDRRSLKSFFNLLLDKNIPLQLFGTRKNFKVIKRRIGCLLRTVPKNNIIITKAFKRTVKRKKATGASLNMQPLFNKFDISNIEWLHLINNDTIRWIIVLKLLHWFFARYIIKILHQYVVLLSLRSQWVYIAKDDWCNMQEEFIKKKINTCGLIPCTPRKIDKLKFNIPVGTYRYIPTSSGLRALLITKYNIKKEFDDVDVVLRFLQQLYVTYFNENGTPTTASCKQTIFKFQASTKNPLYCVRCDIQDAFGSIIQEKLYDIITTCCKDLKLNYGNYIVLRRYTTSKNRKRIETVQFLSHYLKKAINKKAIMNKKKPKLVEVGKLLAKINKLIFEQKVKIDCQVYSIKHGVPQGMRISPILSDIYYENMLKEIFFVYKNNGLLCRYVDDILYITENEHYATEFLKTIKNGVPEYNVKFNLLKIQSNLGLQHKTKINFLGWNIII; this comes from the exons atgaagattataagaataaaaatgagtTTTCAAag ATGTCGAATAAGGAAAACAGGCCGTACTACGgcaaaaatctcaaaatatcatatattagagAGTGGAAATGTGGGACAAACAATATGTCATGACATACTGAATACAGATATTGGacttaataaatgttatagaaACATTAATTTCAATGTTGTTACGCCTATCTTGTCACCGATTTTAGAATCATTCAGAAATCGgcataatagatttaattattcagaGAAACTGAAATGTATAATCGCAAGAGATAGCAATAAGTAtgagaagcaaaaaaaatataagaatcaaATTGATCGACGTTCACtgaaatctttctttaatttgctattagataaaaatattcctttgcaattatttggaacaagaaaaaattttaaagttataaaaagaagaataggCTGCCTTTTAAGAACTGtcccaaaaaataatatcattataacaaaagcttttaaaagaactgtgaaaagaaaaaaagctaCTGGAGCATCATTAAACATGCAAccattattcaataaatttgat ATTTCTAATATTGAGTGgttgcatttaattaacaatgatACAATACGATggataattgttttaaaactgTTACATTGGTTCTTTGcacgatatataataaaaattttacatcaatatGTGGTATTGCTATCACTTAGAAGTCAATGGgtttatattgcaaaagatgATTGGTGCAATATGCAGgaagaatttataaagaaaaaaataaatacatgtgGTCTTATACCATGTACACCTAGGAAAATAGACaagttgaaatttaatatacctGTTGgaacatatagatatatccCAACTTCCTCTGGCTTGAGagctttattaataacaaa atataatattaaaaaagaatttgatgaTGTTGATGTTGTTTTGAGATTTTTGCAGCaattatatgtcacatacTTTAATGAAAATGGAACTCCAACTACAGCAAGTTGCAAAcagacaatttttaaatttcaagctTCAACCAAAAATCCATTATATTGTGTGCGTTGTGATATACAAGATGCATTTGGCTCAATCATACaag aaaaattatatgatattattactaCATGCTGTaaggatttaaaattaaattatggaaATTATATTGTGTTAAGGAGATATACTAcatcaaaaaatagaaaaaggatAGAAACAgtgcaatttttatctcattatttgaagaaagcaataaataaaaaggcaattatgaacaaaaaaaaacccaAGTTAGTTGAAGTGGGAAAACTGCTGGCTaagataaacaaattaatatttgagcAGAAG GTTAAAATAGATTGTCaagtatattcaataaaacatGGTGTGCCACAAGGTATGCGGATATCACCAAttttatctgatatatattatgaaaatatgttgaaagaaatattctttgtatataaaaataatggacTTTTGTGCAGATATgttgatgatattttatatatcactgAGAATGAACATTATGCAACAGA gTTTCTAAAAACTATCAAAAATGGCGTACCTGAATATAATgtgaaatttaatcttttaaaaattcagtCGAATCTAGGATTGcaacataaaacaaaaattaattttttaggatggaatataataatataa
- the LOC126854062 gene encoding telomerase reverse transcriptase-like isoform X6 — translation MKIIRIKMSFQRSQWVYIAKDDWCNMQEEFIKKKINTCGLIPCTPRKIDKLKFNIPVGTYRYIPTSSGLRALLITKYNIKKEFDDVDVVLRFLQQLYVTYFNENGTPTTASCKQTIFKFQASTKNPLYCVRCDIQDAFGSIIQEKLYDIITTCCKDLKLNYGNYIVLRRYTTSKNRKRIETVQFLSHYLKKAINKKAIMNKKKPKLVEVGKLLAKINKLIFEQKVKIDCQVYSIKHGVPQGMRISPILSDIYYENMLKEIFFVYKNNGLLCRYVDDILYITENEHYATEFLKTIKNGVPEYNVKFNLLKIQSNLGLQHKTKINFLGWNIII, via the exons atgaagattataagaataaaaatgagtTTTCAAag AAGTCAATGGgtttatattgcaaaagatgATTGGTGCAATATGCAGgaagaatttataaagaaaaaaataaatacatgtgGTCTTATACCATGTACACCTAGGAAAATAGACaagttgaaatttaatatacctGTTGgaacatatagatatatccCAACTTCCTCTGGCTTGAGagctttattaataacaaa atataatattaaaaaagaatttgatgaTGTTGATGTTGTTTTGAGATTTTTGCAGCaattatatgtcacatacTTTAATGAAAATGGAACTCCAACTACAGCAAGTTGCAAAcagacaatttttaaatttcaagctTCAACCAAAAATCCATTATATTGTGTGCGTTGTGATATACAAGATGCATTTGGCTCAATCATACaag aaaaattatatgatattattactaCATGCTGTaaggatttaaaattaaattatggaaATTATATTGTGTTAAGGAGATATACTAcatcaaaaaatagaaaaaggatAGAAACAgtgcaatttttatctcattatttgaagaaagcaataaataaaaaggcaattatgaacaaaaaaaaacccaAGTTAGTTGAAGTGGGAAAACTGCTGGCTaagataaacaaattaatatttgagcAGAAG GTTAAAATAGATTGTCaagtatattcaataaaacatGGTGTGCCACAAGGTATGCGGATATCACCAAttttatctgatatatattatgaaaatatgttgaaagaaatattctttgtatataaaaataatggacTTTTGTGCAGATATgttgatgatattttatatatcactgAGAATGAACATTATGCAACAGA gTTTCTAAAAACTATCAAAAATGGCGTACCTGAATATAATgtgaaatttaatcttttaaaaattcagtCGAATCTAGGATTGcaacataaaacaaaaattaattttttaggatggaatataataatataa
- the LOC126854062 gene encoding telomerase reverse transcriptase-like isoform X5, whose protein sequence is MQPLFNKFDISNIEWLHLINNDTIRWIIVLKLLHWFFARYIIKILHQYVVLLSLRSQWVYIAKDDWCNMQEEFIKKKINTCGLIPCTPRKIDKLKFNIPVGTYRYIPTSSGLRALLITKYNIKKEFDDVDVVLRFLQQLYVTYFNENGTPTTASCKQTIFKFQASTKNPLYCVRCDIQDAFGSIIQEKLYDIITTCCKDLKLNYGNYIVLRRYTTSKNRKRIETVQFLSHYLKKAINKKAIMNKKKPKLVEVGKLLAKINKLIFEQKVKIDCQVYSIKHGVPQGMRISPILSDIYYENMLKEIFFVYKNNGLLCRYVDDILYITENEHYATEFLKTIKNGVPEYNVKFNLLKIQSNLGLQHKTKINFLGWNIII, encoded by the exons ATGCAAccattattcaataaatttgat ATTTCTAATATTGAGTGgttgcatttaattaacaatgatACAATACGATggataattgttttaaaactgTTACATTGGTTCTTTGcacgatatataataaaaattttacatcaatatGTGGTATTGCTATCACTTAGAAGTCAATGGgtttatattgcaaaagatgATTGGTGCAATATGCAGgaagaatttataaagaaaaaaataaatacatgtgGTCTTATACCATGTACACCTAGGAAAATAGACaagttgaaatttaatatacctGTTGgaacatatagatatatccCAACTTCCTCTGGCTTGAGagctttattaataacaaa atataatattaaaaaagaatttgatgaTGTTGATGTTGTTTTGAGATTTTTGCAGCaattatatgtcacatacTTTAATGAAAATGGAACTCCAACTACAGCAAGTTGCAAAcagacaatttttaaatttcaagctTCAACCAAAAATCCATTATATTGTGTGCGTTGTGATATACAAGATGCATTTGGCTCAATCATACaag aaaaattatatgatattattactaCATGCTGTaaggatttaaaattaaattatggaaATTATATTGTGTTAAGGAGATATACTAcatcaaaaaatagaaaaaggatAGAAACAgtgcaatttttatctcattatttgaagaaagcaataaataaaaaggcaattatgaacaaaaaaaaacccaAGTTAGTTGAAGTGGGAAAACTGCTGGCTaagataaacaaattaatatttgagcAGAAG GTTAAAATAGATTGTCaagtatattcaataaaacatGGTGTGCCACAAGGTATGCGGATATCACCAAttttatctgatatatattatgaaaatatgttgaaagaaatattctttgtatataaaaataatggacTTTTGTGCAGATATgttgatgatattttatatatcactgAGAATGAACATTATGCAACAGA gTTTCTAAAAACTATCAAAAATGGCGTACCTGAATATAATgtgaaatttaatcttttaaaaattcagtCGAATCTAGGATTGcaacataaaacaaaaattaattttttaggatggaatataataatataa
- the LOC126854062 gene encoding telomerase reverse transcriptase-like isoform X1, translating into MKIIRIKMSFQRKRYYSHYVRKTSFINRQCSKSKLRTKVTNPIPIETYKSTVNLFASRCRIRKTGRTTAKISKYHILESGNVGQTICHDILNTDIGLNKCYRNINFNVVTPILSPILESFRNRHNRFNYSEKLKCIIARDSNKYEKQKKYKNQIDRRSLKSFFNLLLDKNIPLQLFGTRKNFKVIKRRIGCLLRTVPKNNIIITKAFKRTVKRKKATGASLNMQPLFNKFDISNIEWLHLINNDTIRWIIVLKLLHWFFARYIIKILHQYVVLLSLRSQWVYIAKDDWCNMQEEFIKKKINTCGLIPCTPRKIDKLKFNIPVGTYRYIPTSSGLRALLITKYNIKKEFDDVDVVLRFLQQLYVTYFNENGTPTTASCKQTIFKFQASTKNPLYCVRCDIQDAFGSIIQEKLYDIITTCCKDLKLNYGNYIVLRRYTTSKNRKRIETVQFLSHYLKKAINKKAIMNKKKPKLVEVGKLLAKINKLIFEQKVKIDCQVYSIKHGVPQGMRISPILSDIYYENMLKEIFFVYKNNGLLCRYVDDILYITENEHYATEFLKTIKNGVPEYNVKFNLLKIQSNLGLQHKTKINFLGWNIII; encoded by the exons atgaagattataagaataaaaatgagtTTTCAAag AAAACGATATTATTCACATTATGTTAGAAAAACATCATTTATAAACAGACAATGTTCAAAGTCGAAACTAAGAACAAAAGTTACAAATCCGATTCCAATTGAAACATATAAATCTACAGTGAATTTGTTTGCATCTAGATGTCGAATAAGGAAAACAGGCCGTACTACGgcaaaaatctcaaaatatcatatattagagAGTGGAAATGTGGGACAAACAATATGTCATGACATACTGAATACAGATATTGGacttaataaatgttatagaaACATTAATTTCAATGTTGTTACGCCTATCTTGTCACCGATTTTAGAATCATTCAGAAATCGgcataatagatttaattattcagaGAAACTGAAATGTATAATCGCAAGAGATAGCAATAAGTAtgagaagcaaaaaaaatataagaatcaaATTGATCGACGTTCACtgaaatctttctttaatttgctattagataaaaatattcctttgcaattatttggaacaagaaaaaattttaaagttataaaaagaagaataggCTGCCTTTTAAGAACTGtcccaaaaaataatatcattataacaaaagcttttaaaagaactgtgaaaagaaaaaaagctaCTGGAGCATCATTAAACATGCAAccattattcaataaatttgat ATTTCTAATATTGAGTGgttgcatttaattaacaatgatACAATACGATggataattgttttaaaactgTTACATTGGTTCTTTGcacgatatataataaaaattttacatcaatatGTGGTATTGCTATCACTTAGAAGTCAATGGgtttatattgcaaaagatgATTGGTGCAATATGCAGgaagaatttataaagaaaaaaataaatacatgtgGTCTTATACCATGTACACCTAGGAAAATAGACaagttgaaatttaatatacctGTTGgaacatatagatatatccCAACTTCCTCTGGCTTGAGagctttattaataacaaa atataatattaaaaaagaatttgatgaTGTTGATGTTGTTTTGAGATTTTTGCAGCaattatatgtcacatacTTTAATGAAAATGGAACTCCAACTACAGCAAGTTGCAAAcagacaatttttaaatttcaagctTCAACCAAAAATCCATTATATTGTGTGCGTTGTGATATACAAGATGCATTTGGCTCAATCATACaag aaaaattatatgatattattactaCATGCTGTaaggatttaaaattaaattatggaaATTATATTGTGTTAAGGAGATATACTAcatcaaaaaatagaaaaaggatAGAAACAgtgcaatttttatctcattatttgaagaaagcaataaataaaaaggcaattatgaacaaaaaaaaacccaAGTTAGTTGAAGTGGGAAAACTGCTGGCTaagataaacaaattaatatttgagcAGAAG GTTAAAATAGATTGTCaagtatattcaataaaacatGGTGTGCCACAAGGTATGCGGATATCACCAAttttatctgatatatattatgaaaatatgttgaaagaaatattctttgtatataaaaataatggacTTTTGTGCAGATATgttgatgatattttatatatcactgAGAATGAACATTATGCAACAGA gTTTCTAAAAACTATCAAAAATGGCGTACCTGAATATAATgtgaaatttaatcttttaaaaattcagtCGAATCTAGGATTGcaacataaaacaaaaattaattttttaggatggaatataataatataa